One Brevibacillus choshinensis genomic window carries:
- the cls gene encoding cardiolipin synthase codes for MLLLEQFVAVISIGNVILAAVLIFMERRNIAATWAWLMVLLFIPGIGFIVYLVFGQKLSKKKLYRLKEGEFSHFRAAVDRQKQLLESGNLEVNDPAMERHRDMIYMNVVSDGAYYTQDNSVRIFIEGNSLFDDMLQKIAEAREHIHLLYYTIRNDELGTELMNLLVKKASEGVQVRLLYDAVGSAGIPSRYFKPLLDAGGEAVSFFPASFSLLNFRVNFRNHRKLTIIDGKIGYIGGFNIGDEYLGKKKLGYWRDTHLRMEGKVVYMLQARFFLDWNLSSPKRLAESLSLFPEMHGLEKGIGLQIVSSGPNSEKQQIKHAYLKMIYKARKKIYLQTPYFIPDDSILTALKMAVMSGVDVRVMVPGKPDHLMVFWATHSYLGELLKSGVRCYLYEKGFMHAKTIVVDTQISSVGTANIDIRSFKLNFESNAFLYDTRMAEKLEELFVADLADCREMTMEEYLNRPVRSRIQESLTRLLSPIL; via the coding sequence ATCTTGTTGCTGGAACAATTCGTTGCGGTCATATCAATCGGCAATGTGATCTTGGCCGCTGTTCTGATTTTCATGGAGCGGCGCAATATCGCGGCCACCTGGGCTTGGTTGATGGTCCTGCTGTTCATTCCGGGTATCGGATTTATCGTTTATTTGGTCTTCGGACAAAAGCTGAGCAAAAAGAAGCTTTACCGCCTGAAGGAAGGGGAGTTCTCCCACTTCAGAGCGGCTGTTGATAGGCAGAAGCAGCTGCTGGAGAGCGGGAATCTGGAAGTCAATGACCCCGCCATGGAACGTCATCGCGACATGATTTATATGAATGTCGTCAGCGATGGAGCGTACTACACGCAGGATAACAGCGTGCGGATCTTTATTGAGGGGAACAGCCTGTTCGACGACATGCTGCAAAAGATCGCGGAGGCTCGCGAACATATCCATCTCCTGTATTACACGATCCGCAATGATGAGCTGGGTACGGAGCTGATGAATCTGCTCGTCAAAAAAGCATCGGAAGGCGTGCAGGTCAGGCTGCTGTACGATGCGGTAGGGTCGGCGGGAATTCCTTCACGGTATTTCAAGCCTCTTCTGGACGCGGGAGGGGAGGCCGTTTCCTTTTTCCCGGCTTCTTTTTCGCTCCTGAACTTTCGCGTCAATTTCCGGAATCACAGAAAGCTGACGATCATCGACGGGAAGATCGGCTATATCGGCGGCTTTAACATTGGAGACGAATACTTGGGGAAGAAAAAGCTCGGGTATTGGCGCGACACGCATTTGCGGATGGAAGGAAAAGTCGTTTACATGCTGCAGGCTCGCTTTTTCCTGGACTGGAATTTGTCATCGCCAAAGCGGCTGGCGGAATCACTCTCCCTGTTTCCGGAGATGCATGGCTTGGAAAAAGGAATTGGCCTCCAAATCGTATCCAGTGGCCCAAACTCAGAAAAGCAGCAGATCAAGCATGCTTACTTAAAAATGATCTACAAGGCGAGAAAGAAAATCTACCTGCAAACCCCGTATTTCATTCCGGATGACAGCATCCTGACTGCCCTCAAAATGGCGGTCATGTCGGGTGTGGACGTCCGTGTGATGGTGCCAGGAAAGCCGGATCATTTGATGGTCTTTTGGGCCACGCACTCCTACTTGGGAGAGCTCTTGAAAAGCGGGGTCCGGTGCTATCTGTACGAAAAAGGATTCATGCATGCCAAGACGATCGTGGTCGATACGCAGATCTCCTCGGTTGGCACTGCGAATATCGACATTCGCAGCTTCAAGCTAAACTTCGAATCCAACGCATTTCTGTATGATACGAGAATGGCGGAAAAGCTCGAGGAGCTGTTTGTGGCGGACCTCGCCGACTGCCGGGAAATGACGATGGAGGAGTATTTGAACCGACCGGTACGCTCGCGGATTCAGGAATCCCTCACGAGGTTGCTATCACCCATTTTATAA
- the eutS gene encoding ethanolamine utilization microcompartment protein EutS gives MEQERSRVIQEFVPGKQVTLAHVIANPDAMLYTKLGIKEAGAIGILTLTPTETAIIAADIATKAASVELGFLDRFTGSLIVVGDVSAVEMAVEAVNEVLSRKLRFTPALVTKS, from the coding sequence ATGGAGCAGGAACGTTCAAGAGTGATCCAAGAATTTGTTCCGGGTAAACAGGTCACCTTGGCTCACGTGATCGCCAACCCGGACGCCATGCTCTACACAAAGCTCGGGATCAAGGAAGCGGGAGCGATCGGCATCCTGACCTTGACTCCTACAGAGACGGCCATCATCGCCGCTGATATCGCGACGAAGGCTGCGAGTGTGGAGCTGGGCTTCCTCGACCGGTTTACCGGTTCGCTCATCGTGGTCGGGGATGTCTCCGCCGTCGAGATGGCCGTGGAAGCAGTAAACGAGGTATTGAGCCGAAAATTGCGGTTTACGCCGGCGCTGGTGACCAAATCATGA
- a CDS encoding ethanolamine ammonia-lyase subunit EutB has product MNLKTTVLGQTYQFRDLKEIFAKANEDKSGDQLAGIAAADSRERVAAKQVLADLTLADIRNNPLLPAEEDEVSRVIEAGINEKIYTEIKNWSVAELREYLLSHQAGDAEIKRISRGLSSEMIAATTKLMSNLDLITAAAKIRNVTHCNTAIGQPGVLAARVQPNHPSDNVQGIKAALYEGLSYGIGDAVIGINPVIDTSDSVKDILMMTKDVMNKWDIPTQNCVLAHVSTQMRAIRQGAPADLIFQSLAGSEKGNKAFGIDVALLDEADELMRKEGTSTGPNFWYFETGQGSELSSEAHFGIDQVTMEARCYGLARKYQPFIVNTVVGFIGPEYLYDSRQVIRAGLEDHYMGKLHGLPMGCDVCYTNHMKVDQNDMDNLGILLSAAGVNFVIGVAMADDVMLNYQSTSFHDIAAFREVLGLRPAPAFEKWLEKMGIMENGKLTAIAGDPTIFM; this is encoded by the coding sequence ATGAACTTGAAAACGACCGTACTCGGACAGACCTACCAATTTCGTGATCTAAAAGAAATCTTCGCAAAGGCAAACGAGGACAAATCAGGTGACCAACTGGCAGGCATCGCCGCAGCCGATTCCCGCGAACGCGTGGCAGCCAAGCAAGTGCTGGCCGACCTGACGCTGGCGGATATTCGCAACAATCCGCTGCTGCCTGCCGAGGAGGACGAGGTCTCCCGTGTGATCGAAGCGGGGATCAACGAGAAGATCTACACTGAAATCAAAAATTGGAGCGTGGCTGAGCTGCGCGAGTATCTTTTGAGCCATCAGGCAGGCGACGCCGAAATCAAACGAATCAGCCGCGGATTGTCCAGCGAAATGATCGCGGCGACAACCAAGCTGATGAGCAATCTTGATCTGATCACGGCAGCGGCCAAGATCCGCAACGTTACTCACTGCAACACCGCGATCGGTCAGCCGGGCGTGCTGGCTGCAAGGGTACAGCCGAATCATCCCTCTGACAATGTGCAAGGGATCAAGGCAGCCCTCTACGAGGGGCTGAGCTACGGAATCGGGGATGCGGTCATCGGAATCAACCCGGTGATTGATACGTCGGATAGCGTCAAGGACATTCTGATGATGACCAAGGACGTGATGAACAAGTGGGATATTCCGACCCAAAACTGTGTCCTGGCACACGTCTCTACGCAGATGCGCGCCATCCGTCAGGGAGCGCCTGCCGATCTGATTTTCCAGAGCCTCGCGGGCAGCGAAAAAGGGAACAAGGCATTCGGAATCGACGTCGCTCTGCTGGATGAAGCGGATGAGCTGATGCGAAAAGAGGGAACCTCCACAGGGCCGAACTTCTGGTATTTCGAGACGGGCCAGGGCTCCGAGCTTTCCTCGGAAGCGCACTTCGGCATCGACCAGGTGACGATGGAAGCGCGCTGCTACGGTCTCGCCCGCAAGTACCAGCCGTTTATCGTCAATACGGTCGTAGGCTTTATCGGACCGGAGTATTTGTACGACAGCAGGCAGGTCATTCGTGCCGGATTGGAAGACCACTACATGGGCAAGCTGCACGGACTGCCGATGGGCTGTGACGTGTGCTACACCAACCATATGAAAGTGGACCAGAACGATATGGACAATCTGGGGATTCTGCTTTCGGCGGCGGGTGTGAACTTTGTCATCGGAGTGGCGATGGCAGACGACGTCATGCTCAACTATCAATCGACCAGCTTCCACGATATCGCTGCTTTCCGGGAAGTGCTCGGTCTGCGCCCTGCGCCAGCCTTTGAGAAGTGGCTGGAAAAGATGGGGATTATGGAGAACGGCAAGCTGACGGCTATCGCTGGGGATCCGACGATTTTCATGTAA
- a CDS encoding EutP/PduV family microcompartment system protein, translating into MSKRVMIIGAIEAGKSSLVRALFNDEQPARKTQALEYRDWVIDTPGEYSENPMFYRTLMATSLEAGLVVMVQDATRDRNYFPPGFSQGFPQECVGVISKIDHPNADPDRAEAFLRQSLGNADIFRTSSHTGEGVLELRTFLQDITCR; encoded by the coding sequence ATGAGCAAAAGGGTCATGATTATCGGCGCCATCGAGGCGGGAAAGTCTTCCCTGGTGCGAGCGCTGTTCAATGACGAGCAGCCTGCCAGAAAGACGCAGGCGTTGGAGTATCGTGACTGGGTGATCGATACGCCGGGCGAGTACAGTGAGAACCCGATGTTTTACCGGACGCTGATGGCGACTTCTCTGGAGGCGGGGCTCGTCGTCATGGTGCAGGATGCCACTCGGGACCGGAACTATTTTCCGCCGGGCTTCTCGCAGGGTTTTCCGCAAGAGTGCGTTGGGGTGATCTCTAAAATCGATCATCCGAATGCAGACCCGGATAGGGCCGAAGCCTTTTTGAGGCAGTCCTTGGGTAATGCGGACATTTTCCGGACCTCTTCTCATACGGGGGAAGGAGTCTTGGAGCTTCGTACATTTCTGCAAGATATTACCTGTCGATAA
- the eutC gene encoding ethanolamine ammonia-lyase subunit EutC yields MEQQLDFLVDKVVAELQKKLSEMAPSAPSQQLVKMEETKSVAETKQAEVSNAGAASGSFGQLPVHAEPERTAHVPNPKWKDGLSELLESTPARIGVWRTGVRPLTKTMLQLRRDHAAAVDAVYGEVQQSLLDEFSLFTVETQYDNTENYLKRPDMGRVLNDESVRMILERCQKKPEVQIVVSDGLSASAVDANLRDVLPSLTDSLKSYGLTCGTPFFVKGGRVASMDHIGELLQPEVLVLLIGERPGLVTAHSMSAYMCYRPRKGMVESERTVISNIHRQGTSPIEAGAHIGTILSKMLEQKASGVKLVL; encoded by the coding sequence ATGGAACAGCAATTGGACTTTTTAGTAGACAAGGTAGTGGCCGAGCTGCAGAAAAAACTGAGTGAAATGGCACCATCAGCTCCTTCGCAGCAGCTCGTGAAGATGGAGGAGACGAAAAGCGTGGCAGAGACAAAGCAGGCAGAAGTGTCAAACGCGGGAGCAGCATCCGGTAGCTTCGGTCAGCTGCCTGTTCATGCAGAACCGGAACGAACGGCTCATGTACCGAATCCAAAGTGGAAGGATGGGCTTTCCGAGCTGTTGGAAAGCACGCCTGCCCGCATTGGCGTATGGCGCACAGGGGTACGGCCGCTGACCAAGACCATGCTCCAGCTGAGACGCGATCACGCGGCGGCAGTGGACGCGGTTTACGGTGAGGTGCAGCAGTCTCTGCTCGACGAGTTTTCCCTGTTTACGGTTGAAACGCAATACGACAATACCGAGAATTACCTGAAGCGTCCCGACATGGGGCGTGTGCTCAATGACGAAAGCGTTCGAATGATTCTGGAGCGTTGTCAAAAGAAACCCGAGGTGCAAATCGTGGTGTCAGACGGTCTGAGTGCCAGTGCCGTGGACGCCAACTTGCGAGACGTGCTTCCATCCTTGACCGACTCCCTGAAAAGCTACGGATTGACCTGCGGCACACCGTTTTTCGTCAAAGGCGGCCGGGTTGCGAGCATGGATCACATCGGCGAGCTGCTGCAGCCCGAGGTGTTGGTGCTCTTGATTGGCGAGAGGCCGGGTCTCGTAACGGCTCACTCCATGAGCGCCTACATGTGCTATCGCCCGCGCAAGGGCATGGTCGAGTCCGAACGTACGGTCATCTCCAATATCCATCGGCAGGGAACGTCGCCGATTGAGGCGGGCGCTCACATCGGCACCATTCTGAGCAAGATGCTGGAACAAAAGGCCAGCGGTGTAAAGCTGGTACTCTAA
- a CDS encoding sensor histidine kinase translates to MLTIRELCKQTTTLSEEDIRIVEDLASKLQIFADLSQADMFIDCPSADKSCAVVIAQASPGTARSMYSGSVVGQLATAVNEPAVMYCLTTGKPVIGSRGVSQEQVVMRQSVVPITNAAGETIGTLITEQDISKQVEQEKNVEMLKETTEHLSETLIQFAVPDMPISSLMHEGMILFDQAGIITYVNGRAHKLLALIGLTEPEKGVSIERIFSWRVSPENFVRHGGYIQEELSRGKHFIMMKAVSAARKPDIIGGIILLRDISDIREKEKQLMIKSAVIKEIHHRVKNNLQTIASLLRLQMRRSQSTEIEKVYRESINRINSIAIIHEYLAQDGLEQIDFKEILTKISKIIVSSMRRSEQAIQVVVAGESVYLPSNKATSFALIVTELIQNCMIHGFRDQSEGTIAVALVTKDDFISLSVTDDGVGIEDMEQVLQKGHLGLKIVDTLVKEDLEGTMHFRNTGGGTEVTILYPIQKEDDDDTAEDYGSG, encoded by the coding sequence ATGCTTACCATACGGGAATTGTGCAAGCAGACTACCACGTTGAGTGAGGAAGATATTCGGATTGTAGAAGATCTGGCTTCCAAGCTGCAGATCTTTGCGGATTTGTCCCAGGCGGACATGTTCATCGATTGCCCGTCAGCCGACAAAAGCTGTGCGGTGGTCATCGCGCAGGCTTCACCCGGCACGGCCAGGTCCATGTACAGCGGGTCGGTCGTGGGGCAATTGGCCACAGCGGTAAATGAACCGGCAGTGATGTACTGTTTGACGACGGGAAAGCCCGTCATCGGTTCGCGGGGTGTATCCCAGGAGCAGGTCGTCATGCGGCAGAGTGTCGTGCCGATCACGAATGCAGCTGGGGAAACCATCGGTACACTCATCACGGAGCAGGATATTTCCAAGCAGGTTGAACAGGAAAAAAACGTGGAGATGCTGAAGGAAACGACTGAGCATCTGAGCGAGACCCTGATTCAGTTTGCTGTGCCAGATATGCCAATCTCTTCGCTCATGCACGAGGGGATGATTTTATTTGATCAGGCCGGCATCATTACGTACGTGAATGGCCGCGCCCACAAGCTGCTCGCGTTGATCGGCCTTACAGAGCCGGAAAAGGGAGTCAGCATCGAACGCATCTTTTCGTGGCGCGTCTCTCCGGAAAACTTCGTGAGACACGGAGGGTACATCCAGGAGGAACTGTCGAGAGGCAAGCATTTCATTATGATGAAAGCGGTTTCCGCCGCTCGCAAGCCCGACATCATCGGGGGAATCATACTTCTTCGGGATATTTCCGATATCCGGGAAAAGGAAAAGCAGCTGATGATCAAGTCAGCCGTCATCAAAGAAATTCATCACCGCGTCAAAAACAATTTGCAGACCATCGCGAGTCTCTTGCGCCTGCAAATGAGGCGGTCGCAATCCACCGAAATCGAGAAGGTATACCGGGAAAGCATCAACCGGATCAACAGCATTGCCATCATCCACGAGTATTTGGCGCAGGATGGGCTGGAGCAGATCGATTTCAAAGAAATCTTGACCAAAATATCGAAAATAATCGTCTCTTCCATGAGGCGTTCCGAGCAAGCTATACAGGTCGTAGTGGCAGGGGAATCGGTTTACCTGCCATCGAACAAAGCAACGTCGTTTGCGCTGATTGTGACCGAGCTGATCCAAAACTGCATGATCCACGGGTTTCGCGATCAGTCTGAAGGAACCATCGCTGTGGCGCTCGTGACCAAGGATGATTTCATCAGCCTGTCGGTCACGGATGACGGCGTGGGCATTGAAGATATGGAGCAGGTGCTGCAAAAAGGGCATCTGGGCCTGAAAATCGTGGATACCCTGGTCAAGGAAGACCTGGAGGGCACCATGCACTTCCGAAATACCGGAGGCGGTACGGAGGTGACCATTCTCTATCCGATTCAAAAGGAGGATGACGATGACACAGCCGAAGATTATGGTAGTGGATGA
- the mdh gene encoding malate dehydrogenase has protein sequence MTFRRKKVAVIGSGFTGATTAFILAQKELGDIVLVDIPQLENPTKGKALDMMESSPVLGFDSTIVGTSDYRDIEGSDIVIITAGIARKPGMSRDDLVATNASIMRSVAEQVKTYAPNSIVLVLSNPVDAMTYTFYKTSGFPKNRVIGQSGVLDTARFRTFVAMELNVSVEDVTGFVLGGHGDDMVPLLRYSYAGGIPLDKLIPQERLDAIVERTRKGGGEIVSLLGNGSAYYAPAASLVQMTEAILKDKKRILPSIAYLQGEYGYNDLYLGVPTLLGAGGIEKVIELDLTAAEKAALDKSADSVRAVMKVAVQ, from the coding sequence ATGACATTTCGCAGAAAAAAAGTAGCCGTGATCGGCAGCGGATTTACAGGAGCGACTACCGCATTCATCCTGGCCCAAAAGGAACTGGGAGACATCGTGCTGGTAGATATCCCGCAGCTGGAGAACCCAACCAAGGGAAAAGCGCTCGACATGATGGAGTCCTCGCCTGTATTGGGTTTTGATTCGACCATCGTCGGCACCTCCGACTACAGAGATATCGAGGGCTCGGATATCGTCATCATTACGGCGGGTATCGCGCGCAAGCCGGGCATGTCCCGCGACGACCTGGTAGCTACCAATGCATCCATCATGCGCTCGGTTGCCGAGCAAGTCAAAACGTATGCCCCGAACTCCATCGTACTCGTCCTGTCCAACCCGGTGGATGCGATGACCTATACGTTCTACAAAACATCCGGCTTCCCGAAAAACCGCGTCATCGGTCAATCCGGCGTTCTCGATACCGCTCGCTTCCGCACCTTTGTCGCGATGGAGCTGAACGTTTCGGTCGAAGATGTGACGGGCTTTGTATTGGGTGGACACGGCGATGACATGGTGCCGCTTCTGCGCTACTCCTACGCTGGCGGCATTCCGCTGGACAAATTGATTCCGCAGGAGCGCCTGGATGCGATCGTGGAGCGAACCCGCAAAGGAGGGGGAGAGATCGTCAGCCTGCTCGGAAACGGATCGGCGTACTACGCGCCTGCTGCTTCCCTGGTGCAGATGACGGAGGCGATCCTCAAAGACAAAAAGCGCATTCTCCCATCCATCGCGTATCTGCAGGGTGAATACGGCTACAACGATCTCTATCTCGGCGTACCGACACTTCTCGGTGCTGGCGGGATCGAGAAAGTCATCGAGCTGGATCTGACAGCCGCAGAGAAGGCAGCGCTGGATAAATCGGCTGACTCTGTGAGAGCGGTCATGAAGGTGGCTGTCCAATAG
- a CDS encoding ANTAR domain-containing response regulator, whose product MTMTQPKIMVVDDEPIIRMDLREMLENEGYLVVAEAKNGEEAVEQAHRHKPDLIIMDVKMPVLNGIKASGIIRSFSDSSILLLTAYSQKELVQDARKAGVTAYLVKPVSEDDLIPAVEIALSQKEKVVALKKDIHTLKQKIEDRKAVEKAKGKLMSSLSLEEEAAYKWLQQVSMQRRMPLAKLAEEILSGEQAIEAHS is encoded by the coding sequence ATGACGATGACACAGCCGAAGATTATGGTAGTGGATGACGAGCCGATCATTCGCATGGACCTGCGCGAGATGCTCGAAAATGAAGGGTATTTGGTGGTCGCCGAGGCGAAAAACGGGGAGGAAGCCGTAGAGCAGGCGCACCGTCACAAGCCGGATCTGATCATCATGGACGTGAAGATGCCTGTACTGAATGGGATCAAGGCTAGCGGGATCATCCGTTCCTTTTCCGACAGCTCGATCCTGCTCTTGACGGCCTACAGCCAAAAGGAACTCGTCCAGGATGCGCGCAAGGCAGGCGTGACCGCTTACCTCGTGAAGCCGGTGTCGGAGGACGATCTCATTCCGGCAGTAGAGATCGCCCTGAGTCAAAAGGAGAAAGTGGTAGCGCTCAAGAAGGATATCCACACCTTGAAACAGAAAATAGAGGATCGAAAAGCTGTGGAGAAGGCAAAAGGAAAGCTGATGAGCAGTCTTTCCCTGGAGGAAGAGGCTGCCTACAAATGGCTTCAGCAGGTAAGCATGCAACGGCGCATGCCGCTTGCCAAGCTGGCAGAAGAAATTTTGTCCGGTGAGCAAGCCATCGAGGCCCATTCTTGA
- a CDS encoding aminopeptidase, with amino-acid sequence MKLIEISKRILTSCMDLKAGESFLVVADDVKRELGEALWEAGRQLGAESVYLVMQEREKSGQEPPAFVAEAMKHADVVVCVTEHSLTHTKARKEAAANGTRLATMPGITEDMFLEGAIAADYSQVKILTEKVTDLLTAASTVRIEKDGKSLQFSIANRPGVPSTGMYVNPGESGNLPSGEAYIAPVEGSAEGQILVDGSISGIGKVDSPLLLTVEKGRITKTEGTTGERLLQILGDQDGRMLGEFGIGTNDKARITGVVLEDEKVYGTIHVAFGSNNTFGGTIVAGVHIDLVVKEPDVYLDDRLIMKKGQLHLA; translated from the coding sequence ATGAAACTAATCGAAATCAGCAAGAGGATCCTGACGAGTTGCATGGATTTGAAAGCGGGAGAGTCTTTTCTGGTAGTCGCCGATGATGTCAAAAGAGAGCTGGGAGAAGCCCTCTGGGAGGCCGGGAGACAGCTTGGAGCGGAGTCGGTATACCTGGTGATGCAGGAGCGTGAAAAAAGCGGCCAGGAGCCTCCCGCGTTCGTAGCAGAAGCAATGAAGCATGCGGATGTCGTGGTGTGTGTCACGGAGCATTCGCTGACCCATACAAAGGCACGCAAGGAAGCAGCAGCCAACGGAACGCGCTTGGCGACGATGCCGGGCATTACGGAAGACATGTTCCTGGAAGGTGCCATTGCAGCCGACTATTCCCAAGTGAAAATCTTGACGGAGAAAGTCACCGACCTGCTAACTGCTGCGAGCACTGTGCGAATTGAAAAAGACGGCAAGAGTCTTCAATTTTCCATTGCCAATCGTCCTGGCGTGCCTAGCACGGGAATGTACGTCAATCCGGGCGAGTCGGGGAACCTCCCGTCTGGGGAAGCTTACATCGCACCTGTAGAAGGCTCTGCGGAGGGGCAGATTTTGGTCGATGGCTCCATTTCCGGTATCGGGAAAGTGGACAGCCCGCTTCTGCTGACGGTAGAAAAGGGACGGATCACCAAAACGGAAGGGACGACAGGAGAGCGACTGCTGCAAATCTTGGGAGACCAGGATGGCCGCATGCTCGGCGAGTTCGGAATCGGCACCAACGACAAGGCGCGGATCACCGGAGTCGTGCTGGAGGATGAAAAGGTGTATGGAACCATTCACGTCGCATTTGGCAGCAACAATACCTTCGGCGGTACGATTGTAGCCGGAGTCCACATCGATCTCGTCGTGAAGGAACCTGATGTCTATCTGGATGACCGACTCATCATGAAAAAGGGCCAGCTGCATCTGGCTTAA
- a CDS encoding ethanolamine ammonia-lyase reactivating factor EutA — translation MDEQWIQSVGIDVGTSTTKMIVSRLRLGRMSSTFSLPRYQIVERQLLYASEVHSTPLLGFDEVDADGIGAILGAEYEKAKISLSDIKSGAVIITGETASKKNAQHIVHLLAERSGDFVVATAGADLEGVLAGKGAGAEKRSQAIQGTIVNVDIGGGTANAAYFSRGKAIATVTFHVGGRLIRLNAHGLVQYVSPNIRAWLAAKKLRVDPGQEMSVERIREIAGEMARSMLDYLTGREREVSGLLVLGHHLREAFSVEELSVSGGVGQLMTGQPVKTIADVSRYGDFGPMLGAVLQQEREQGTYPVRWVDPEQTVRATVIGAGMQSTEISGSTVHIKAELLPIRNIPILKLELSPDHLSDPAKLRQEVTAVYDLGVRLFDQTSGIPFALSLSGIGYCSYQLLQSIAQELSDQYRRTFPESQTMVVICETDMAKALGQALALRCSGKPEIICIDQVRVEYGDYIDLGEPISGTIIPVVVKTLAFDERPNEKG, via the coding sequence ATGGATGAACAATGGATCCAGAGCGTCGGGATCGACGTGGGGACCAGCACTACCAAAATGATTGTCAGCCGGTTGCGATTGGGGCGTATGTCCAGCACCTTTTCGCTGCCTCGCTATCAGATCGTCGAGCGGCAGCTGCTTTATGCGAGTGAAGTTCATTCCACACCCTTGCTGGGCTTTGACGAAGTCGACGCGGATGGCATCGGTGCGATTCTGGGAGCGGAATACGAGAAGGCCAAGATCAGCCTGTCTGATATCAAGTCGGGCGCGGTCATCATTACGGGCGAGACGGCCAGCAAAAAGAACGCTCAGCACATCGTCCATTTGCTGGCAGAGCGCTCCGGCGACTTCGTGGTAGCGACAGCGGGAGCTGATCTGGAGGGCGTACTGGCGGGCAAGGGGGCAGGCGCGGAAAAAAGGTCGCAGGCCATTCAAGGGACGATTGTGAATGTGGACATCGGGGGAGGAACGGCCAACGCCGCCTACTTTTCCCGAGGCAAAGCCATCGCCACGGTGACCTTTCACGTGGGAGGGAGACTCATTCGGTTGAATGCGCACGGGCTGGTTCAGTACGTGTCCCCCAACATCCGGGCATGGCTTGCGGCAAAGAAACTGCGCGTGGACCCTGGGCAGGAAATGTCGGTGGAGAGAATCCGGGAAATTGCCGGGGAAATGGCGAGAAGCATGCTGGACTACCTCACCGGCCGTGAGAGGGAGGTATCCGGATTGCTGGTGCTCGGCCACCACCTGAGAGAGGCATTTTCGGTCGAGGAGCTGTCCGTATCCGGTGGAGTGGGGCAGCTGATGACAGGACAGCCGGTAAAGACCATCGCTGATGTAAGCCGATATGGCGATTTTGGTCCGATGCTCGGGGCCGTCCTGCAGCAGGAGAGAGAACAGGGGACATACCCGGTACGCTGGGTCGATCCGGAACAAACCGTGCGAGCGACCGTGATCGGGGCGGGCATGCAGAGCACGGAAATCAGCGGTTCGACGGTGCACATCAAGGCTGAGCTGCTGCCGATCCGCAATATCCCCATCCTCAAGCTGGAGCTGTCCCCCGATCATTTGTCCGACCCGGCAAAGCTGAGGCAGGAGGTAACGGCGGTGTACGACCTCGGGGTACGCCTGTTTGATCAAACCTCAGGCATCCCCTTCGCTCTCTCCTTATCGGGGATCGGATATTGCTCGTATCAGCTGCTGCAGTCCATCGCCCAGGAGCTTTCGGATCAATACCGGCGCACCTTTCCCGAAAGTCAGACGATGGTCGTCATCTGCGAGACAGATATGGCCAAAGCGCTGGGGCAGGCATTGGCGCTGCGCTGCAGTGGGAAACCAGAAATCATTTGCATCGATCAGGTGCGAGTAGAATACGGCGATTACATTGACTTGGGAGAGCCGATTTCCGGAACGATCATCCCTGTCGTGGTAAAAACGCTTGCCTTTGATGAGAGGCCAAATGAAAAGGGGTGA
- a CDS encoding EutN/CcmL family microcompartment protein has protein sequence MFLGKVIGSVWATQKEAGMENLKLMVVQPIDWRGEEGGQTVIAADRIGAGIGEQVIVSRGTPARILFSGNSVPIDAVIVGIVDSFEVPGAAGGEG, from the coding sequence ATGTTTTTGGGAAAAGTGATCGGAAGCGTGTGGGCGACCCAAAAGGAAGCAGGCATGGAAAATCTGAAGTTGATGGTAGTCCAGCCCATTGACTGGCGCGGCGAGGAAGGCGGACAGACCGTGATCGCAGCAGACCGGATCGGTGCCGGCATCGGCGAGCAGGTCATCGTCTCGCGCGGTACGCCTGCCCGCATCCTGTTTTCTGGCAACAGCGTTCCTATCGACGCTGTAATCGTGGGGATTGTCGATTCATTCGAGGTACCGGGGGCAGCAGGAGGAGAGGGATAG